The DNA segment TTCAGTTCCGCCAAGTAAAACCGATTGATCGCCTTCTCCCACAGGTTCGACGCCACCACTCCGCCCGGTTTCAGGTGCGACTTCACCAGTTGGACGAACTCCACCGTCGTCAGGTGGAACGGAATGTGATCCGCCGCATACGCGTCCAGCAGGATGAGGTCGTACTGCTTCTCCGCACGCTTCAGGTACATGCGCCCGTCCATCACGAAAACGCGCGTTTTCGCGTTCCCGCGAAACTCAAAGTAGTCCTGGCACACCCGGACGACGTCAGGATCCAGTTCGACAATATCGAGGTTTATCGCCGGGAAGTGTCTCTGAATAAACTTCGGAATCGACGCGCCGCCCAACCCGATGAGGAGAACCTCTCGCGGGTCGCGATGCAGCGCCAGGGCCGCTGCCATCGCCTGCGAGTATTTCAAGTCCAACCGCGCCGGATCCGCCAGGATCATGCTCGACTGGATGCCCCGCGACTTGGAGAAGTGAAGGCACCGCCGACCCTGCGTCGGATAGTCCACCACCTGGATCCGGTAATAGCGCGATTCCCGGTCGTAGCGGATGATGGAGTCTTCCGACGAAGCGCCCGGGACCGCCGCCAGATTCGTCACCCACGCGGCCAGTGCCGCGATGCCAGCCACAACCCGCACGCGCATTGGCTCCGTCTCCACGCTAGGGCTCCGAGAGCCTACCCATCGGCGCCGCCTATTGCCAGCCGATTCCACCACGAAAACGATGCGCGCCACCATTCGCATCCCCCATGTTGTCCAGATTCGCTAATCCAACAGGCCTTTCCCGCCGATATTTTTCTCGGAGGCCCCACAACAGGCGCACTGCGTGGAGGGCAAAGCGTGGCTCAGGATGACCTGATCGAGGCGATGGACGAGGCTCTTGCCGATCAACCCTCCAAGGCAAAGCGGCGGAGCGCCGAGGACCGCCGGTCGGGAAAACCGGACAACTACTGCGGACCCGAGCGCCGAGGGAGCCGCGATCGGCGAGTCCTGCGAGACCGCCGCACCGGCAGCGACCGGCGCACCACCTTCGACCGACGGCTCGACCGGCGCCGAAAAGAGGACCAGGCGACCTTCCAGAAGCGCGTCGAAGAGGGCGACCTGACGCTCGAAGAAATCGAGTTCGTCCGCGCCATCGACCGGTACAAGACCAAGTTCAACCGCCCCTTCCCGACCTGGAGCGAAGTGCTGGCCATCGTCAAGGAACTCGGCTATACTAAAGACAGCCTGAGTTGATCGCAGAGCAACAGCCGCACTCGGCAGCGAGAACCGTCGGCCGAAACACGCACCTCGGAACGATCCAGCAACAGGCAAGACATGGAAAAGATCGCGATTCTCACCTCGACCTCCCCCCTACGCAAGACGACGACGCGTGGCGGCATCACAAAGCAGCGCCTCGACATGCAGGCGTGCTTCGACCTCGCGGAACGATTCGACGTCGTCATCATCGGCAGCCTCGCCCACGATCAGGTGTTTGAGTACCTCGAACGCCATCTGTCGCGAGAGGTCCGGCCGAAGTTCCGGCTCTACGGCCGTGCGTTCTTCCATTCGTTCAGCACGCCGGAGGTCCTCCGGACGACCGACGATCCGCGAGACACCGGCTGGCAGCGGATCCTTTCCGAAAACAGCGTCGACTTCGAGGTCCTCCGCAGCCGCCTCGGCGCCGACAACCGCTATCGCCAGGAAAAGTTCGAGTGGCGAAACCTCGGAACCTTCGTCACCGACCCGCGCGTGACGCTCGTCACGGGCGGCGAGGGGCAGTTGTTCTACGAGGCTCCCTCCGCGGCCAACCGATAGCCTCGCGCCAACCCCCGGTCGGGTGCGGCAATTTTTTTCCGGCAGGCGTAACCGATGGGAGGTTTTGCGATGGAGTGCCGAAGGCACGTTTGACGTTAGCCACGGGCGCAAGCCCGTGGTCGGCGTGGCAGAAGCGACCCCACCGCTTTCTTTTTTTCAACCCCCCGCAGGGGCGCCCGCCCAGGCGGGCGCCCCTGCGGGGGACAGAAAGGAGGGGGACGTGGGACGTCCGGGGTCCACGGGCTTGCGCCCGTGGCTACCTGTCAGACGCCCCTTCCGGGGCTGCCAGAAAATCTTGCCACACCCGTCCACCCTCCGGCGGATTCCCGCAATAATCCGCTCGCCAGGGCGTTTGCCCGTGGTAGCGAGAGGAGTGGACCGATCGCTCTATAGTACCACCACAAGGAGATCCGAGATGAGACAGAAAAGAGTTGGGGCCGTTCTTGCGGCCGTGTGCGCGGCCGCGCTGACACTGGGATGGGTGGCGGCAGCCGGCGGGGCGGAGACGACCGGCGGCTGGCGCGAGGCCGCCGAGCAGCGGATGCGCGAGCGTACGGCCATGGAGCAGGCCCGGCGCGTCTTTAGTTCGATCGGCGACCCGATCGTGCGGTCCGAGATCGGCCTGACGGCCGAGCAGGACGCCCGCATCGCCGAACTCCAGAAGAAGGCCCAGGCGACCTTTGACCGGATTCGGGACCGCATCAGCCTGGACAACAGCGCGCAAGAGGGACTCACGCCCGAGCAGCAACAGGCGCGCCGCGGCGAAATGTTCCGCGCCCTGGCCGACGCTTTCCGCGAGGCCCGGCCGGAACTCGAAGCCATGATGCAAGAGGCCATCGGCCTGCTCTCCGAAGAACAACTCGCCAAACTCCGCGAAATCGGTCAACAGCGCGACAGCCTCGGCGAAGGCAACGGCGACCTCTGGATCCTTACCACCACCCGCATCAAAGAGGACCTGGGACTCTCCGACGAGCAGGTCGCCCAGATCCGCAATATCCTCAAAGAGGGCGCCGGAAAACTCACCGAAATGCGAAAAACAACCTTCACCCGCAGCGAAGAGGCGAGCCCGGAGGACCGCGTCCAGGACATGCGCACACGCATCGACTCCTTCAAAAAAAGCCAGACTGAAATCGGGACCGACACCCGCGAACGCGTCCTGGCCGTCCTTAACGGCGAGCAGCGGCCCAAGGCCGAGGAATTGCTCAAGCAACGCGGCGAAGAACAGAAGGCCAAAGCGGAGCAGTTGCGCAGCCAGTTCAGCGGCATGATGGGCGGCGGCCTTCCCGGCGGAGGGGGCGGTCCCGGCGGAGCACCCGGCGGACAGGGCGGACGCGGCGGACCCCCCGGCGGCGAACGGGGCGGACGCGGCGGCGGACACGGCGGCGGCGAACGCAGTTGGGACTAGATGTCTGATAAATCCAGAATGCTCGTGGGTGGCGGCCTTCCTAGGCCGCCACCGCCTTCTGTGCCATGGGACTTCGTTTTTCAGTCTCGCGCCTCGCGGCGGGAGGCCACGGCTTCCACAAGCCGCCGCGTCTCGGTTTCCGGATCCTCGGCTGCGCAGACGGCGCCCGAAACAGCCAGCCACGCCGCCCCGGCCGCCAGCACCTCGCCCGCCCGCTCGGCCGTGATGCCCCCGACCGCCATCACCGGCAGGCCCCGTAGTGAGAGATGCTCTCTACTACGGGGCAGGCCGACCGCTCTCGTCACCTCGGCACAAAGGGCCGGGCCCGGAATGACGGACTGCGGTTTCGTCTCGCTCTGGAACATGGGTCCGCAGCCGATGTAGTCGGCGCCCGCGTCGGCGGCGGCCAGCGCCTGGGCGAGGCTGTGCGTGCTCGCGCCGACCAAACGCTCCGGACCGACGATCCGCCGCGCCTCGCGGACCGCGAGGTCGTCCCGGCCCACGTGGACGCCGTCCGCGCCGGCCAGCACCGCCACGTCCGGCCGGTCGTTGACGACCACGAGCGCCCCCGCCTCGTGGGCCGTGCGCGCCACCTGCCGCGCACGCGCGAGGAGCGCGCCGTCCGCCAGATGCTTCTCGCGAACCTGGACGCAGGCTGCCCCGCCGGCGAGAATGCCCCGCAGGACCTCCAGCCAGGGCCTCCGGCAGAGCGACTCGGTCACGAGAACGCAGACGCCGCCGGCCGCCAGTCGCCCCGATGGATCGAGCGCCTCTTCGAACCGTTTCTCCAGGTCGTACGCACGGTAGCGGAGCCGTTCGACCGCGGCCGCGGCGTCGGCGCTGACAACCTTCGCGTACTCTTCCAGGACCCGGAGCGACTCGGCGAGGCGTTTGAAGGCGGCCCGGGCCACGTCGCGGGTGCTTTCGCGGCAGGCCTCCTCGGGCGTCGAGATCGCCGTGCCGACGTCGCCCGCCGTGTCGCGCGCCTGAAGGAGCGCGCGGGCGTCGAGCGGCGCGAGCGCGGCCCGCAGGTCGTGGCGAAGACGCTTCAGCGCCTCAGCGAGGTCCGGCCGCTCCAGCGCGAACCGCGCCGCCTCCTCGGCGACGCGCAGGGCCTCGCGCGCCCGGTTCGCGTTGGCGTCGAGGATGCGGTACACGGATTGCCGGTCGGCTTCGGGCATGGCGCTCCATTGTAAAGAATAAGCCCAGGGTCGCCACGGCGACCTGGGATTGAAATCCTTGGCCGCCGTGGCGGCCCTGGGCTTGGTCGTACGCAGCCGGAAAAACGCCCGGGCCGGGGGGCCGTCACACCGCCTCGACTTCCCAGATCTCGATCGCCGCGTCCGGGCAGACCTGGTAACAGAGCGTGCAGCCGCTGCACTCGGCGCCGGCTTTGGGCCGCGCCGGCCGCACGCCCAGTTCCGTCAGGTCGTCCGACATCTCCAGAACGCCGTTCGGACAGGCGGCGACGCACAACTCGCAGCCCTTGCAGTATTCGGTCAGGATTCGGATCTGATGGGCCATGTGAACTTTACGCTCCGCCCAAAGCCTCGCGGGGAATCATAAGCCCGCCGGCGCCTGCCCGTCAAGGTTTGCCCGGACTCCGGTTGCCGTACCGCGGCAGATGGCCCCAGTGGAGTTTCTCGCTCAGCGTCGCGAACGCCCCGCGCGACGGATTCTGGACGAGCAGAAACGGCGAGTCCGCCCGCCGCACCTCGACCGAGTCGCCGCGAGCCAGACGCACGACCTCTTGGCCGTCGATGGCGACGCTCGCCTCTTCCTGGAGGCCCGTCGGCCGGAGCGTCACCCGGCTGTCGGGCCTGAGGACGATCGGCCGGTGCGTCAGCGAGTGAGGACAGACCGGCACAAGCACCATCGCCTCGATGCCCGGCACCAGGATCGGTCCCTGGGCGCTCATGCAATAGGCGGTCGATCCGGTCGGCGTGGCGACCAGGACGCCGTCGCTGTAGTAGGTGGTCACCTTTTCGCCGTCAACGCTGGCTTCGATGGCCAGCATGCGGTGGGCCTTGCCGCCGGCGAGGAGAACGTCGTTCAGGACAAGGTATTCCTGCGTGCCGGCGGCGGCGGTTTCGCACCGCACGTGGAGCATCAGCCGGCGGGAGACGCTTACCTTGCCCGCGACGATGGCGTCGAAGTGGCGGCAGAACTCCTCAGCCGTGAACTCCGCCAGATACCCGAGTTTCCCGAGGTTGATGCCGACGACGGGGATTTCGCGCCCCGCAAGCATGCGTGCCGCCCGGAGGATGGATCCGTCGCCGCCCAACACGACGGCCAGGTCGGCTCCGGTCTCGACTCGCCGGTCCGCCAGTTCCATCGTCTCGGTCCGGACGCGCTCTTCGACCCACGGACGGAGCCGGTCCAGGCACTCCCGCGCCCCGGGCTTCTCGGAATTGACGATCAGGAGAACTTGCTTCACGGCTCGATCCTCCCACACATAGCGCGCCCAACAAGTTGGGCGGCTAACTGTGTACACCCCCGCGCCCGGCGCGCCAACATTTAGCCGCCCAGTTTACTGGGCGCGTGTCATCCCGGCTGCCAGCGCGCGGGCGCGGTCGGCGATCCGCTCGGCCACGAGGCCCGCCGACGCCAGTTGCGCTCCGCGGCTGTCGTGCTCGACGAACACGTCCGGCACCGCGGCGCGGTGAATCTTCTGGACCTCCAGGCCGCGCACCTCCGCCGCCTCCATCGCCGCCGATCCGAAACCGCCCGGCGCCGTGTGATCCTCGACCGAGAGGACCCACGGGTGTGATTCCACGAGCGACGCCAGGCAGTCGGCATCGAGGGGCTTGGCGAACCGCGCGCTCGCGACGGTCACCTCGACGCCTTCCCCGGCGAGCCGCTCCGCCGCCTCGACTGCCGCCGCCGCCACCGACCCGTACGCCAGGAGCGCCCCGCTCCTGCCTTGGCGCAGGATCGCCGCGCGCCCGACTTCGACCGGCGCATCGGAGAACGTCTCGGCCGGCACGCGGTCGCGCGGATACCGGATCGCCCAGGGCCCGTCGGCCGCGAGGGCCAGCCGAAGCATCCCCGCCAGTTCCGCCCGGTCGGCCGGCGCCGCCAGGGTGAAGCCCGGTAAATGTCTCATGTAGGCAATGTCATATAAACCGTGATGCGTCGGCCCGTCCGCTCCCACCAGGCCCGCCCGGTCCACCAGGAGGACGACCGGCAGGCCCTGGAGCGCCACCTCGTGGAACAACTGGTCGTACGCCCGCTGGAGAAACGTCGAGTAGACGCCGACCACCGGCCTCAGGCCGCCCTTCGCCAGGCCCGCCGCCAACGCGACGGCATGCTGCTCGCAAATCCCCACGTCGAAAAACCGGTCGGGGAACCGATGCGCGAAACGCAGAAGCCCCGTCCCCTCAGCCATCGCCGCCGTGATGGCCACAATCCGCTCATCCTTCTCGGCAAGCGCCATCAACTCGTCCACCGCCGCCCGCGTCCACGTCGGCCGGTCGGCCGGTTCCTCGGTGATGGCGATTTCACCGTTCTGCTCGGCAAAGGGCGGCGCGATGTGCCACGACTCCGGCTCCCGGGCCGCCGGCGCGAAACCGAATCCCTTCTGCGTGTGCACGTGCAGGAGGCGCGGGCCTTCCAGTCCTTTCATCTCCTCCAGCGTTTCCAGCAGCGCCTCCATGTCATGCCCATCCACCGGGCCGAAACAGCGGAACCCGAAGTGCTCGAACGCGTGGTCCGGCACCATCGCTTCCTTCAAGGCGCCCTTGAACGTATGCAGGGCCCGCGTGATCGGACCGCCGAACGGCATCCGTTCCAGCGCCCCACGGACCTCTTCCTTCAGATTGTCGTAGGCCGGCGTCGTCCGCACGGCCGTCAGGTACCGCGCCAACGCCCCCACTGTCGGACTTATCGCCATCTGATTATCATTCAACACCACCAGCAGGTTCGCCCCCACATCCCCCGCATGGTTGAGGCCTTCGAGCGCCAGTCCGCTCGCCAGGGCCCCGTCGCCGATCACGGCCACGGTCCGCGCGTCGGACCCCGCCGCCTTGGCGGCGAGCGCGAGGCCCAGCGCCGTTGAAATGCTCGCCCCCGCGTGGCCCGAGCGGAACCGGTCGTAA comes from the Planctomycetota bacterium genome and includes:
- a CDS encoding fused MFS/spermidine synthase, translating into METEPMRVRVVAGIAALAAWVTNLAAVPGASSEDSIIRYDRESRYYRIQVVDYPTQGRRCLHFSKSRGIQSSMILADPARLDLKYSQAMAAALALHRDPREVLLIGLGGASIPKFIQRHFPAINLDIVELDPDVVRVCQDYFEFRGNAKTRVFVMDGRMYLKRAEKQYDLILLDAYAADHIPFHLTTVEFVQLVKSHLKPGGVVASNLWEKAINRFYLAELKTFQATFPQVYLLPAAQSGNIIVFGTMAEEPVTPKEWVLRTEQRVRGRDIGFDLADLIGREYQRLTDRKIDEAVLTDDKAPVNTLRHENPKHFEEEGASP
- the thiE gene encoding thiamine phosphate synthase, with the translated sequence MPEADRQSVYRILDANANRAREALRVAEEAARFALERPDLAEALKRLRHDLRAALAPLDARALLQARDTAGDVGTAISTPEEACRESTRDVARAAFKRLAESLRVLEEYAKVVSADAAAAVERLRYRAYDLEKRFEEALDPSGRLAAGGVCVLVTESLCRRPWLEVLRGILAGGAACVQVREKHLADGALLARARQVARTAHEAGALVVVNDRPDVAVLAGADGVHVGRDDLAVREARRIVGPERLVGASTHSLAQALAAADAGADYIGCGPMFQSETKPQSVIPGPALCAEVTRAVGLPRSREHLSLRGLPVMAVGGITAERAGEVLAAGAAWLAVSGAVCAAEDPETETRRLVEAVASRREARD
- a CDS encoding ferredoxin family protein → MAHQIRILTEYCKGCELCVAACPNGVLEMSDDLTELGVRPARPKAGAECSGCTLCYQVCPDAAIEIWEVEAV
- a CDS encoding NAD(+)/NADH kinase — protein: MKQVLLIVNSEKPGARECLDRLRPWVEERVRTETMELADRRVETGADLAVVLGGDGSILRAARMLAGREIPVVGINLGKLGYLAEFTAEEFCRHFDAIVAGKVSVSRRLMLHVRCETAAAGTQEYLVLNDVLLAGGKAHRMLAIEASVDGEKVTTYYSDGVLVATPTGSTAYCMSAQGPILVPGIEAMVLVPVCPHSLTHRPIVLRPDSRVTLRPTGLQEEASVAIDGQEVVRLARGDSVEVRRADSPFLLVQNPSRGAFATLSEKLHWGHLPRYGNRSPGKP
- the dxs gene encoding 1-deoxy-D-xylulose-5-phosphate synthase: MTERLLDKIRSPKDLAGLDAGELRRLAQEIRALITETVAEHGGHLASNLGVVDLVIALHRAFDFSRDHLVLDVGHQCYAHKILTGRLEGFARLRSADGVGGFPNPAESPYDRFRSGHAGASISTALGLALAAKAAGSDARTVAVIGDGALASGLALEGLNHAGDVGANLLVVLNDNQMAISPTVGALARYLTAVRTTPAYDNLKEEVRGALERMPFGGPITRALHTFKGALKEAMVPDHAFEHFGFRCFGPVDGHDMEALLETLEEMKGLEGPRLLHVHTQKGFGFAPAAREPESWHIAPPFAEQNGEIAITEEPADRPTWTRAAVDELMALAEKDERIVAITAAMAEGTGLLRFAHRFPDRFFDVGICEQHAVALAAGLAKGGLRPVVGVYSTFLQRAYDQLFHEVALQGLPVVLLVDRAGLVGADGPTHHGLYDIAYMRHLPGFTLAAPADRAELAGMLRLALAADGPWAIRYPRDRVPAETFSDAPVEVGRAAILRQGRSGALLAYGSVAAAAVEAAERLAGEGVEVTVASARFAKPLDADCLASLVESHPWVLSVEDHTAPGGFGSAAMEAAEVRGLEVQKIHRAAVPDVFVEHDSRGAQLASAGLVAERIADRARALAAGMTRAQ